One Hordeum vulgare subsp. vulgare chromosome 4H, MorexV3_pseudomolecules_assembly, whole genome shotgun sequence DNA window includes the following coding sequences:
- the LOC123447083 gene encoding L-type lectin-domain containing receptor kinase IV.1-like yields MVASGAALCLSVVLLLAVVCCRSDVDFTYQGFQHAPNLSLDGSASVLRGGALQLTNDSERLVGHAFYGFPVALGALDDSHSGLLTVSSFSTAFVFDIVTVGTGGGHGLAFVVAPSRALPGASPEIYLGVLGPTTNGKASNHVFAVEFDTVTDLEMNETNGNHVGVDVNSLVSNVSEQAAYYTAEDNKVPVKLESAQQIQAWIDYDGGTSLLNVTVAPVSVTDRPQRPLISTKLDLRSVFKENMYVGFSSATGKLASSHYILAWSFRTNGLAQPIDLRRLPKVPRQTTPAPKVLIIKFAAVACAGTLTFVAAAMVTALWLRRRAALADKLEDWELEHPQRIPYIELYKATKGFKESGLLGSGGFGHVYKGVLGRRRSGEEVAIKRISSGTKQGMREFVAEVSSLGRMHHRNLVELRGWCKHGQDLLLVYEFMPNGSLDEHLFGGVKVLTWAQRFSVIRGVARGLLYLHEEWEHVVVHRDVKANNVLLGADMGARLGDFGLARLYEHGATAGTTRVAGTLGYMAPELTVTSRATTATDVFSFGALLLEVACGRRPVEQGEEADVILVRWVRDCGLEGDLLRAVDPRLDGLYDAAEAKLVLWLGMVCSQGRPEARPSMRQVCQFLNGEEVLPEDAVLVFSDPDSSVLLGSVLSSITFSSSCGTMSVGSLQGGR; encoded by the coding sequence ATGGTGGCATCCGGTGCTGCTCTGTGCCTCTCCGTTGTCCTGCTCCTCGCCGTTGTCTGCTGCCGCTCCGACGTCGACTTCACCTACCAGGGATTCCAGCACGCGCCCAACCTGAGCCTGGACGGGTCGGCGTCGGTGCTGCGCGGCGGCGCGCTCCAGCTCACCAACGACAGCGAGCGCCTCGTCGGCCACGCCTTCTACGGCTTCCCCGTGGCCCTGGGCGCGCTCGATGACAGCCACAGCGGCCTGCTCACGGTCTCCTCCTTCAGCACGGCCTTCGTCTTCGACATCGTGACCGTCGGGACGGGCGGCGGCCACGGGCTGGCCTTCGTGGTGGCCCCGTCCAGGGCGCTCCCGGGCGCGTCGCCCGAGATCTACCTCGGCGTCCTCGGGCCGACCACCAACGGCAAGGCCTCGAACCACGTCTTCGCCGTCGAGTTCGACACGGTCACCGACCTGGAGATGAATGAGACCAACGGCAACCACGTCGGCGTCGACGTCAACAGCCTCGTCTCGAACGTGTCCGAGCAGGCCGCGTACTACACCGCCGAGGACAACAAGGTGCCTGTGAAGCTGGAGAGCGCGCAGCAGATCCAGGCGTGGATAGACTACGACGGCGGTACCAGCTTGCTCAACGTGACCGTCGCCCCGGTGTCCGTCACTGACCGGCCGCAGCGGCCGCTCATATCGACAAAGCTTGACCTCCGGTCGGTCTTCAAGGAGAACATGTACGTCGGCTTCTCTTCGGCGACCGGGAAGCTCGCGAGCTCGCACTACATCCTAGCATGGAGTTTCCGGACCAATGGGCTCGCCCAGCCCATTGATCTCCGGCGGCTGCCAAAGGTCCCAAGACAGACAACGCCGGCTCCCAAGGTCCTCATCATCAAATTCGCCGCCGTGGCTTGTGCAGGAACACTCACCTTCGTCGCCGCAGCGATGGTTACTGCGCTGTGGCTCCGGCGTAGGGCGGCGCTGGCCGACAAGCTGGAGGACTGGGAGCTCGAGCACCCCCAGAGGATTCCATACATCGAGCTCTACAAGGCGACCAAGGGGTTCAAGGAGAGCGGGCTTCTCGGGTCGGGTGGTTTCGGCCACGTGTACAAAGGTGTGCTCGGACGTCGTCGGTCCGGCGAGGAGGTGGCCATCAAGCGGATCTCCAGCGGCACCAAGCAAGGGATGAGGGAGTTCGTGGCGGAGGTCTCGAGCCTCGGGCGGATGCACCACCGTAACCTGGTGGAGCTGCGCGGGTGGTGCAAGCACGGCCAGGACCTGCTCCTCGTCTACGAGTTCATGCCCAACGGCAGCCTCGACGAGCACCTGTTCGGCGGGGTGAAGGTGCTCACGTGGGCACAGCGGTTCAGCGTCATCCGGGGCGTGGCGCGCGGCCTGCTCTACCTGCACGAGGAGTGGGAGCACGTGGTGGTGCACCGCGACGTGAAGGCCAACAACGTGCTGCTCGGCGCCGACATGGGCGCGCGGCTCGGCGACTTCGGCCTGGCGCGCCTCTACGAGCACGGCGCGACCGCGGGCACCACGCGCGTGGCCGGCACCCTGGGGTACATGGCCCCCGAGCTCACCGTCACCAGCCGCGCCACCACGGCAACCGACGTCTTCTCCTTCGGCGCGCTGCTGCTGGAGGTCGCGTGCGGGCGCCGGCCCGTCGAGCAAGGCGAGGAGGCGGACGTGATCTTGGTGCGGTGGGTCCGGGACTGCGGGCTAGAAGGCGACCTGCTTCGGGCCGTGGATCCGAGGCTGGACGGGTTGTACGACGCCGCGGAGGCGAAGCTGGTGCTGTGGCTGGGCATGGTGTGCAGCCAGGGCCGGCCTGAGGCGAGGCCCAGCATGAGGCAGGTCTGTCAGTTTCTCAACGGCGAGGAGGTGCTGCCGGAGGACGCGGTGCTCGTGTTCTCGGATCCCGACTCGTCCGTGTTGCTTGGGTCCGTGCTCTCCTCcatcaccttctcctcctcctgtggCACCATGTCGGTAGGCTCGCTGCAAGGCGGTCGGTGA